GTAAAACCATTATAGTGTATGAATTCATTTAGATTTCTACAGATAATACTTATTATCTAAGTTTCTTAGATAATAAGTATTATCTAGGTGGTTAACCAAGTATAGCCATGGTTttgaaaatgtaccatggtattttacAAGTGCCAGTACCAGAGCTACATGGTAATATTACCACCTGATACCATCACTGCGCTATGCTGTAAGTCAGTAAATGAATGTGCAAGGACTTGTTTTCAAAATCTTGTGCAAGATttcttttttacatgttttatttatttctttaggcTGAAGAGGGAAACATTGAATACAAGGTACACAGGCCCTACTGTCACAAACTGAGTCAAGGAAATAAAAGTTCAATTGATCCCTGATTTTGGTGACATATTCATGCTCTCTTTCAACCCTTGTGCAGTTGAAGCTAGTGAACCCTACACAGTATCGGTTTGAACACTTGGCCACTCAGTTGAAATGGCGACTTCAGGAGGGCCGCGGGGAGGCGGTGTATCAGATTGGGGTTGAGGATAACGGTCTGCTGGTTGGACTAACAGAGGAAGATATGAAAGCATCACTGAAGACCCTTCGCAGAATGGCCGAGAAGTATGTACTCTAGTATGTGACTAATAGACATCtaattcatgtattctttaatgtcAGTGTGTAAGGCATGGCTTACAAGCGTGTTGTGTTGTCTTGGTAAGACTCTGTGACTCTACGCAGGGTTGGAGCTGATATCACACTCCTCAGAGAGAGGGAAGTGGACAGTGATCGAGCTCGACGGAAAATCGCAGAGGTTCTTGTGCGGAAAGTTCCGGATGACCAGCAGGTGAGCTTGTGATGGATATAATAAGTTTTAAAGCCATTGTTAATTGTTGTTATAATTCTAGAAAATGACGTGACGCACACTTATTTGTGTCTGGATCTATTAATTgattaagaaaaaacaaaagaaatatttttttagacaATTACTTAAATGGCTTTTACACCTTTTGTTATGAAATACACATTTTCAATTTCTGttaagatttattttaatattttttgttggatattaagtaaaaaatatcAAAGTGGTGTACTCATACTGAGCTTGGAACAAAGAATATATagacaaatctacagtatatttagtagttaataaaatgtttattattttttattataaagaatAAGATGTAATGAAGCAGTTTTGTTTAATTATGATATTATAAACATTTGTCCACCAAATCCATTTCAGTATGAGTAAGTCTGTCAAAAACATCAGATCTTTTACCTTTTAATGACATGACAAGATTAGTTAAAATAATTGTGaaattgtactgtatatatatatatataatagactTAAAATAATAACtaagttttatattttaattatatacagtatgtactgtatactgtatatatatatatctgtgtgtgtgcgatTGTAACGtacaaataatgttacattttattttacaaattatatttgttaaaAGCCCTTTCtatcttgaattttttttttttcaaaatatatgtttcaaaataatgattaagattaaaagagtttttactggtttaaaaaatgtatgaacatgAATGTATGCATGGAGCTTATTTtctgccaatttaaaaaaaaacaatacattaaaatcgaccacacacacacagatatatatatatttgtactgtatctatatataaaattatacagtatacatacatttaaaaaaagtttacaaaaaacgtaattattatttttaagtctTTTGTGATACGAATGAAAATGAAAACCCCATTAACCATTTCATCAAGTGTCTGCGAATGTCTGTATTAAagtaataattcacccaaaaattaaaattctctcatcatttaatcaccctcatgccatcccagatgtgtgactttcttttatcagcagaacacaaatgaagatttttagaagaatatctcagctctgtaggtccatacaatgcaagtgaatagtgatcggaccattgtagctccaaaaatcacataaaggaaacatgaaagtaatccataggactccagtggttaaatccaaatcttcagaagtggtgtgggtgagaagtcctcttttactctaaatctccacattaactttcactttcagatgtgaaagtgaaactaaacaggcactacgtgactttcagatgtaataGTAGAGATTTAGAATaaggaaaaatgacttaaatatgtattgtttctcacccacacctattatatcacttctgaaggcatggattaaaccactggagtcatatggattacttttatgtttcctttatgagatttctggagctacaaaggtctgatgtacagggacctacagatctgagatattcttctaaaaatcttaatttgtgttctgcagatgaaagaaagtcattcacatttgggattgaatgagggtgagtaaatgatgagagaattaacatttttgggtgaactttccattTAGAGTATCCAATCTGTAGCACTGCCCACTCATTAACATataaaaacatgttgactttgaaCATGAAACTTTAactagaaaaaataataaatacaattgaaaCTAAAGTTTGCATTTTAGTTTGAATAAAATGAAGCTCCATACGTATGAACATCAACATGAATACAAACTTCCTTTAACAAAGAATCTTACTCTTTATCTCGGACATCCCTAATTTTTCATTGACCCACTAATGAATGTATTAAATTGTCAAGTTGTTATgatttctgtgtttgtttgtgtagttcctggatctACGTGTTGCTGTTCTGGGAAACGTGGACTCAGGGAAGTCGACTCTGCTGGGCGTGTTGACTCAGGGCGAGCTGGATAACGGGCGAGGCAGGGCGAGACTCAACCTCTTCAGACACCTGCATGAGATTCAAACCGGCCGGACATCCAGCATCAGTTTCGAGATCCTCGGCTTCAACAGTAAAGGAGAGGTGGGAGAAATATAGAGGACCTTTAATTACAGTTGAATTTCCAGTGCATTAACCGGGATTCAAACCAAAAACCTCCTAATTGCCTAAATGGAAAGAAGTTAAATGAGAAATGATCTTTTTCGTCTTTTCAGGTTGTAAATTATAGTGATTCACGAACAGCAGATGAGatctgtgagagctcttcgaagATGATCACATTTATTGATCTGGCTGGTCATTATAAGTACTTGAAGACCACCATATTCGGATTGACAAGCTACTGTCCAGACTTTGCCATGCTGGTGGTAGGGGCAAACACTGGCATTGGTTAGTctttatatgcatttatattCTGCACCAACTTGATTTAAAGGTTGATCATGCAAAATTATGAACACATACATTAATCCATGACACTTGGAACTAGGACtgggtgatatattgaatatttccaATATGTTGAAAATTATTTAGGTTCAAATACAAAGTTGGAAAGCTTAATATGTAGCTATGAATAGCCATTGATAGGTTGATTGtcgctttgtttgtttgagtgaccCGACCGCCTGTGGctcagccaatggtgtgagtttggggcgggactatctgtttggcaGATGGGAGTATTtggaaagtttatttttgcaattccgcttGGTGGTGCAGAAACTTCACACTTTCGCTTTAGGTTTCCCAAAGACTGTCAATAAGTCAAACAGTTATGTGCATGCTCCTTGCTTTACATTAAAGAGtgctaaaacaaaaatatgataGTAGTGTCTTTGATTTAAAGCTCGGCTGCAAAAATGGTGATAACCGGAAACAGTCATCAAAtcaaaaacattgatttaaccatGTGTCATCGCTTAAAAATCTTCACAGAAGCATTACGTTAAAATGTTTTGGTAAAAAGATAAAGGATATTTTGTGTTGTTGTGGTGCATAACAAATTTTAGCTATATTTTCTAGTCCTACTGGgaattaattttgtatccattctGGTGTTCACAACactttactgtatattgtaaaacTCTTTGTCAGCTGGCACAACAAGGGAGCACCTGGGTTTGGCGATGGTGCTGAAGATGCCCATATTCATTGTGGTGAGTAAGGTGGACCTGTGCGGCAAAAGCACCGTGGAGAAAACCGTCCGTCAACTGGAGAGAGTTCTCAAACAGCCCGGCTGCAACAAGGTCCCGATGGTGGTGGCCAACCCTGATGACGCCGTCACCGCCGCACAGCAGTTTGCACAATCCACCAGGTACCAATGTATATCCATATGtattaaagagagaaaaagatgtTATTAAAGTAGTCATATACTACACTTTTGTGGCATTTTTCTTTTAGCTTGATGGCCATTTTCCACCCTGACAGTTTTTGCTACTTTACCATTAAGACCTCTATACGTAAATAAACTGGAGTGATTGGCTAATCTTGGCTGCTTGTGTAGAATATGGTTCTGGCCTAAATGTGAAGGAGAAGAAGGAGCAATGACTGAGAATCTAAATACATTTGCTGTATAatttgcatgtttgtgtgtgcgtttgtgtaacAATGGATCTCTGTCCTCACAGTGTGACGCCCATCTTCACCCTCTCCAGTGTATCTGGGGAGAGTCTGGATCTTCTGAAGGTCTTCTTCAACATTCTGCCTCCTCTGAGCAACAGCAAAGAGCAGGAGGAACTCATGCAGCAGCTCACAGAGTTCCAGGTGCATACGCACACATGCAAACCAACACACATATGTTGTCTCAATTCTATATGTCATGTGGTGTGTTCTTACAGGTAGATGAGATTTACAATGTGCCAGATGTTGGGACTGTAGTTGGTGGGACGCTGTACAGGTCAGTTCACAtctgatatctatctatctatctatctatctatctatctatctatctatctatctatctatctatctatctatctatctatctatctctctctctctcttctctctgtctgtctgtctgtctgtccatccatttatccatccatccatccatccatccatccatccatccatccatccaaccttccatccatccatccaaccttccatccatccatccatcatccatccaaccttccatccatccatccatccatttatccatttaTCCATGcaaccttccatccatccatcatctgtccatccatccatttatccatatATCCATCTaaccttccatccatccatcctccatctatccatccatccatttatccatccaaccttccatccatccatttatccatatATCCATCTaaccttccatccatccatcctccatctatccatccatccatttatccatccaaccttccatccatccatttatccatccaaccttccattcatccatccatccatccatccatttatccatcaaaCCTTCCATCCAATTATGCATCCATCTAAGCTTCCATCCAACCTTCCATCcagcaatccatccatccatccatccatccatccatccatccatcgtccatccatccatgcctTTTCAGTTGATAACAGCCTTTCGGTTTTCTCTCTAGTGGTGTGTGTCGTGAAGGAGACCGGTTGGTTGTGGGCCCTACAGACGACGGGAGGTTCTTGAGGTTGAAAGTGTGCAGTATTCACAGAAATCGCTCCGGATGCCGCGTCCTGAGAGCCGGACAGGCCGCCACTCTCGCTCTGGGAATCTTTGATCGCTCATTACTACGAAAGGTTTGATATCAAAACTGCAAAGTAAACATTTCCTTTTGCATTGATGCACATTCATGTGATACAATAACATTCTAATCAGAGTTCAAAATGAACTTTTTAGAAGAAAAAATGAACTggccaattattataattttacaagTGGATTTTACAGAAATGAGAGACAAATAAACATTATTGTAAGCATGTTTAAAAGtgaattgctttaaaaaaatgtttattatttatgaGATATTTAATTGTCAGaattatttttcagattattcacctattacaacaaaacttaatttgtattttaaactacATTGTCATATGAATGACCAGTAAGTAACTCGTCTGATgagccttaaagggttagtttacccaaaaatgaaaattatctgatcatttactcacctgtaggtccatacaatgcgagtgaatggtaccgaaattttgaagcttcaaaagcaaataaaggcagcatcaaaatAATCATCAACATAAAATTTCACCGGCCAATTAAAAAACGTACCCACATTTGTTGCGGACCCTTTGATCTCGAACCCTGGTTCTAGTCAGACTTTATGAAGTTTTTATGAAGCCAAGTCTTTCCAAGTCAAGATTTGTAATATGTGTGTTTTCAGGGCATGGTAATGGTGAGTCCTAAGATGAATCCTACGATCTGCTGGCAGTTTGAGGCCGCGATCGTTCTCCTGTTCCACGCCAAAACGTTCCGCTGTGGTTTCCAGGTCACGGTGCACGTGGGGAACGTGAGGCAGACCGCAACAGTTGAGTGCCTCCTTGGGAAGGTAATTTACAGCTTCaagttttgctaaataattttttactttctAAATGTAATTTTCTATCTTTATGTTTTGTGtaactttatatatttatataaaattaattacatatatactgtatatgttagggctgtcaatttaacacgttaattcactGTGATGCATTCATTAAAACCAAAacaagttatataaatatatataatatgatatataacatattgatttttttttttataaataaattacacacacacacatatatatatatatatatatatatataaaaagtgacCCTAATTGAAGAATTACTCTTAAATGTTAAAAGCTGGTGCTGTATGTCCATGTGCACATCACAAATagatgtgtgtgtctgcgtgtccTCTAGGAGGAGCTCCGTACTGGAGAGAGAGCCGTGGTGTGCTTCAGATTCTTAAAGCACCCCGAATATTTACATGTGGGAGCCAAGCTGCTCTTCAGGGAAGGGGTGACCAAAGGCATCGGACATGTCACACACCTTCGACCCTCGACCCAGAACCACGTGCCTGATCAGAACCACAACCAGAACCACAGTTAGATACTCTATATGTCCAAACAGGGCACATGACTGCAGTCACATCCTGTCTTTGCCTTGAGATTGTATACCCTAGTTTTATCATGCACCTTCATTTTCACACTCAGATTAGCAAGAGGCTTTGCTACTTTAATCATAGATTTGCCTATATTAATCGCGGATTTTCTCGTGTGTAATTGCTATTGGCTCCTTTGACATTTTGATGTAATGTTTGGTGAAATTTTTGACGTCAACAATAAAGGATAGAAAATGTTTTCTTCCTGTGGAAAGTTGATTACCGTAGCCTatatattttgctatcctaaGTATACACGactatatggttagttgcattttaatattttaatttagacAACTAGTTGGGAACTACTGGATAAGGGTATAATATATAGTGTAAAGGAGCTCGGAAACGTCTCCCATTTTCACATATTGTATGTGTGCGTTTCATGTCTTAAGTTAAAGCCGGTTGACTTTGAGTAAAGCATGTGGGATTTTGAGTCACTAAGCTGTGGTCTTAGCTGGGTATCTGGAGCAAACTGCTATAGGAACACTTTCTACAGCCTGCAGACTGTATTATAAGAACATAATTGTAGCATTGATTGAGAAATCTTAAATATGTCAATTTCATAAACTTCCTGtcacaacaaaataattaaagaattCTAGGGTTTTAGgatcagaatacattttttttggtcTTGATTTCATTGTGTCCATTTACAAAGTTGTATCACTGATATGACTACAAAATATTTGCTTGTTTGTAAGCAAGGTGGATGGTTTACAGGGTTTGACTGAAACCATTTGGCAGCTTTGTGTGATCTGTGTCTGTCTTGCGATCCTACGCATGCACAGTAATCCAAATAAGGGTTGTGCTGTGCGTTCTAGTTTCACTCGTGCACTCCTATTTGAGATATTGTgcaattctaaaaaaaacattgaatgtaCTGGTCATGAATTTAAATGCACCATTTTTGACTTACTGTACTAATAATGTGACTGCAAATATACAAGCAGAAAAAACACACTGACGCAACAATGTACGTCAGATAAGTTTTACgaacaaataacaaaaattaattctgcttgtgtttcacaAATGAGTTCCACTCTTTAAATTCTCATAAACACAGCTAttagtcaaaaatgcatgtttGTGATTTCACAAATAATAATTAGTATTGTCTGAAGTGCAGCTGGTTGTATTACATTTGGGATGTTCATGTATCTTCTAAAAAGGCTTCACTGATGCCTCGTACAGGACTAGATATCTATTGCTTTGCTATTAATTCCTAtgtaataaactttgtttttttgttgattttatttagtttttaagaCAAATAGTTTGTCATTAAACTTAAGGAAATCAAACTCTATGGACATCATCTGTGATATGCTGTTGATTACCAttaacaaaaatcacataattgtATGTGTTAGTaatgcacttacagtggaagtctacaggtgtggcagggcggagggcggggccgggtcgtgatcctacacaaccggtcccgtattaggctaatcaagccttcgagagggataaaggtcggctgcagaggatcgtgcgggagagagagagatcgtttacgaaggcttgattagcctaatacgggaccgggtgtgtaggatcacaacccggcccgccctccgccctgccacaacagggTAAGGCATTACAGAGGGTGTAAATCcagaaatgtgaagtgtgtatttttgttgAAGTCTCTATATTACTTCTTCCGTacaaaagtgtttaaaaactgTGAAACGAGACGTAAGAGTTCTGACTCAACGGTTTTTAATACCATAAATGAAAAGTCTTGGCGTTGTAGAATAAATTGTTAATTGTTCACAGAACATGTTGTAGCATAGCAGTAAGCACCATAGTAACAAGTTTACATAACATGgcattatgaataaaaaaaaaaatgggtaaaCATATAAAACCTCTTTTATCTACAAAAGACAAATGCGTTTTTTGCACACACTTTTTGTGAAGCAAATCGGCGTTTGTGAAACAAATCAGcagaaaatcaatatttgttCAAAAAGATTAAAAATGACATCCTAAATTTGACATCCTTCATATGAGACATGATACTCAGATGACTGTATTAATGCATCTGTACCATTAACAAATACTCCTTTCATTCAACTATACCGGAACGCTTAAACCATGCCTCTTAATGCGCATCTAAGTTCAGTCTACCTGTTCTAACATAGAAAAAAGCCTTTAACCTTAGAAACAGTGTATATTATAGGGTAAATATGGGTAATCTGGGATATTTTTTGCATTTGGGACTtttcaatttaaaggaatagttcaccaaaaaatgtaaatgtccatttactcactctcatggcgtactaaacctgtatgactttatgcggaacacaaaataagCAGTCTTAATGGAAATGATGGACcattttttctatacaatggaaACACACAATTTTAGCACACAAACATTAATCTCACAGCCCTCATAAATGTGCAACAAATGTCTACATTTTCACTAAAAGAAATAAAGTCTTACATTTTGGGTTGCTTCACATCAAAACCTATCATacatcttcagaagacttagaatatgaaGCATTGGATTcaacgggtttggaacgacatcagGGTACGTAAACAccgacagaaatgtcatttttggctgaattaCTCCTAAAAGTCAGAATATCATACAGCACATCCCAGATTACCCTAATTCACCCTACCACTATAAAACTATTATTCTTCAGATTtttcagtgtaaatgtgatgCGTTCATCTTTAGAGCAGAACTTCCTTTTGCTCTTACGAACGAAGCCATTGTTGAAACAGTACAAAACCGCTAGGAAACCTCAGGCACATTAGCACTGTTGAATGTATATTACTTTTCCATGATCTGGGACGGTTCGGCGATGTTGGGAGTTTCTGAATGAAGATTTTACGCAAGGCTCCTCTGTCTGGGCTTGATTCTTGGGtacagctataaaaaaaaaaaaagtgaacacTAAAGTaagtttcaataaaaaatatgtcaATACTGCAGTGCAAAGGCACAACACATTTCGTCAAAATTGAGGTTTGACTGAAATGGTGTCTTTTAGAGCATGATCTgtctatgctcagattcagagaaaactgcAGTAACTGCAAAATCCACACTGAAACCAACTATTTTAGAAGCCATGTTTTAGTTTTAGTGTTGGCGTTCTTATTGCGGTTTGATTTTGCAGGGCAGCATACATCTTCCCCAAAATATTCAGAATACTTGTAAATCAAtacatcaatgtttttt
This region of Xyrauchen texanus isolate HMW12.3.18 chromosome 48, RBS_HiC_50CHRs, whole genome shotgun sequence genomic DNA includes:
- the LOC127639828 gene encoding GTP-binding protein 2-like, with the protein product MDVQVADRSSIKSAPTTNSPQNNTSQTATQNAPKKRRRGKRGKRRRGKKANEPPSFLPPEAEEGNIEYKLKLVNPTQYRFEHLATQLKWRLQEGRGEAVYQIGVEDNGLLVGLTEEDMKASLKTLRRMAEKVGADITLLREREVDSDRARRKIAEVLVRKVPDDQQFLDLRVAVLGNVDSGKSTLLGVLTQGELDNGRGRARLNLFRHLHEIQTGRTSSISFEILGFNSKGEVVNYSDSRTADEICESSSKMITFIDLAGHYKYLKTTIFGLTSYCPDFAMLVVGANTGIAGTTREHLGLAMVLKMPIFIVVSKVDLCGKSTVEKTVRQLERVLKQPGCNKVPMVVANPDDAVTAAQQFAQSTSVTPIFTLSSVSGESLDLLKVFFNILPPLSNSKEQEELMQQLTEFQVDEIYNVPDVGTVVGGTLYSGVCREGDRLVVGPTDDGRFLRLKVCSIHRNRSGCRVLRAGQAATLALGIFDRSLLRKGMVMVSPKMNPTICWQFEAAIVLLFHAKTFRCGFQVTVHVGNVRQTATVECLLGKEELRTGERAVVCFRFLKHPEYLHVGAKLLFREGVTKGIGHVTHLRPSTQNHVPDQNHNQNHS